One part of the Arabidopsis thaliana chromosome 1 sequence genome encodes these proteins:
- the ACC1 gene encoding acetyl-CoA carboxylase 1 (acetyl-CoA carboxylase 1 (ACC1); FUNCTIONS IN: acetyl-CoA carboxylase activity; INVOLVED IN: in 7 processes; LOCATED IN: plasma membrane; EXPRESSED IN: 26 plant structures; EXPRESSED DURING: 13 growth stages; CONTAINS InterPro DOMAIN/s: Acetyl-coenzyme A carboxyltransferase, N-terminal (InterPro:IPR011762), Carboxyl transferase (InterPro:IPR000022), Biotin/lipoyl attachment (InterPro:IPR000089), Carbamoyl phosphate synthase, large subunit, N-terminal (InterPro:IPR005481), PreATP-grasp-like fold (InterPro:IPR016185), ATP-grasp fold (InterPro:IPR011761), Biotin carboxylase, C-terminal (InterPro:IPR005482), Single hybrid motif (InterPro:IPR011053), Carbamoyl phosphate synthetase, large subunit, ATP-binding (InterPro:IPR005479), Acetyl-CoA carboxylase, central region (InterPro:IPR013537), Biotin carboxylation domain (InterPro:IPR011764), Biotin-binding site (InterPro:IPR001882), ATP-grasp fold, subdomain 2 (InterPro:IPR013816), Acetyl-coenzyme A carboxyltransferase, C-terminal (InterPro:IPR011763), Pre-ATP-grasp fold (InterPro:IPR013817), Rudiment single hybrid motif (InterPro:IPR011054); BEST Arabidopsis thaliana protein match is: acetyl-CoA carboxylase 2 (TAIR:AT1G36180.1); Has 35904 Blast hits to 31362 proteins in 3745 species: Archae - 652; Bacteria - 22267; Metazoa - 1934; Fungi - 1046; Plants - 1042; Viruses - 0; Other Eukaryotes - 8963 (source: NCBI BLink).), translated as MAGSVNGNHSAVGPGINYETVSQVDEFCKALRGKRPIHSILIANNGMAAVKFIRSVRTWAYETFGTEKAILLVGMATPEDMRINAEHIRIADQFVEVPGGTNNNNYANVQLIVEMAEVTRVDAVWPGWGHASENPELPDALDAKGIIFLGPPASSMAALGDKIGSSLIAQAADVPTLPWSGSHVKIPPNSNLVTIPEEIYRQACVYTTEEAIASCQVVGYPAMIKASWGGGGKGIRKVHNDDEVRALFKQVQGEVPGSPIFIMKVASQSRHLEVQLLCDKHGNVSALHSRDCSVQRRHQKIIEEGPITVAPPETVKKLEQAARRLAKSVNYVGAATVEYLYSMDTGEYYFLELNPRLQVEHPVTEWIAEINLPAAQVAVGMGIPLWQIPEIRRFYGIEHGGGYDSWRKTSVVAFPFDFDKAQSIRPKGHCVAVRVTSEDPDDGFKPTSGRVQELSFKSKPNVWAYFSVKSGGGIHEFSDSQFGHVFAFGESRALAIANMVLGLKEIQIRGEIRTNVDYTIDLLHASDYRDNKIHTGWLDSRIAMRVRAERPPWYLSVVGGALYKASATSAAVVSDYVGYLEKGQIPPKHISLVHSQVSLNIEGSKYTIDVVRGGSGTYRLRMNKSEVVAEIHTLRDGGLLMQLDGKSHVIYAEEEAAGTRLLIDGRTCLLQNDHDPSKLMAETPCKLMRYLISDNSNIDADTPYAEVEVMKMCMPLLSPASGVIHFKMSEGQAMQAGELIANLDLDDPSAVRKAEPFHGSFPRLGLPTAISGRVHQRCAATLNAARMILAGYEHKVDEVVQDLLNCLDSPELPFLQWQECFAVLATRLPKNLRNMLESKYREFESISRNSLTTDFPAKLLKGILEAHLSSCDEKERGALERLIEPLMSLAKSYEGGRESHARVIVHSLFEEYLSVEELFNDNMLADVIERMRQLYKKDLLKIVDIVLSHQGIKNKNKLVLRLMEQLVYPNPAAYRDKLIRFSTLNHTNYSELALKASQLLEQTKLSELRSNIARSLSELEMFTEDGENMDTPKRKSAINERIEDLVSASLAVEDALVGLFDHSDHTLQRRVVETYIRRLYQPYVVKDSVRMQWHRSGLLASWEFLEEHMERKNIGLDDPDTSEKGLVEKRSKRKWGAMVIIKSLQFLPSIISAALRETKHNDYETAGAPLSGNMMHIAIVGINNQMSLLQDSGDEDQAQERVNKLAKILKEEEVSSSLCSAGVGVISCIIQRDEGRTPMRHSFHWSLEKQYYVEEPLLRHLEPPLSIYLELDKLKGYSNIQYTPSRDRQWHLYTVTDKPVPIKRMFLRSLVRQATMNDGFILQQGQDKQLSQTLISMAFTSKCVLRSLMDAMEELELNAHNAAMKPDHAHMFLCILREQQIDDLVPFPRRVEVNAEDEETTVEMILEEAAREIHRSVGVRMHRLGVCEWEVRLWLVSSGLACGAWRVVVANVTGRTCTVHIYREVETPGRNSLIYHSITKKGPLHETPISDQYKPLGYLDRQRLAARRSNTTYCYDFPLAFGTALELLWASQHPGVKKPYKDTLINVKELVFSKPEGSSGTSLDLVERPPGLNDFGMVAWCLDMSTPEFPMGRKLLVIANDVTFKAGSFGPREDAFFLAVTELACAKKLPLIYLAANSGARLGVAEEVKACFKVGWSDEISPENGFQYIYLSPEDHERIGSSVIAHEVKLSSGETRWVIDTIVGKEDGIGVENLTGSGAIAGAYSKAYNETFTLTFVSGRTVGIGAYLARLGMRCIQRLDQPIILTGFSTLNKLLGREVYSSHMQLGGPKIMGTNGVVHLTVSDDLEGVSAILNWLSYIPAYVGGPLPVLAPLDPPERIVEYVPENSCDPRAAIAGVKDNTGKWLGGIFDKNSFIETLEGWARTVVTGRAKLGGIPVGVVAVETQTVMQIIPADPGQLDSHERVVPQAGQVWFPDSAAKTAQALMDFNREELPLFILANWRGFSGGQRDLFEGILQAGSTIVENLRTYRQPVFVYIPMMGELRGGAWVVVDSQINSDYVEMYADETARGNVLEPEGTIEIKFRTKELLECMGRLDQKLISLKAKLQDAKQSEAYANIELLQQQIKAREKQLLPVYIQIATKFAELHDTSMRMAAKGVIKSVVEWSGSRSFFYKKLNRRIAESSLVKNVREASGDNLAYKSSMRLIQDWFCNSDIAKGKEEAWTDDQVFFTWKDNVSNYELKLSELRAQKLLNQLAEIGNSSDLQALPQGLANLLNKVEPSKREELVAAIRKVLG; from the exons ATGGCTGGCTCGGTTAACGGGAATCATAGTGCTGTAGGACCTGGTATAAATTATGAGACGGTGTCTCAAGTGGATGAGTTCTGTAAAGCACTTAGAGGGAAAAGGCCGATCCATAGTATTTTGATAGCTAACAATGGAATGGCGGCTGTGAAGTTTATACGTAGTGTCAGAACATGGGCTTATGAAACATTTGGTACGGAAAAAGCCATATTGTTGGTGGGGATGGCAACCCCTGAAGACATGCGGATCAATGCGGAGCATATCAGAATCGCTGATCAGTTTGTTGAGGTTCCCGGAGGAACCAACAATAACAATTATGCTAACGTTCAGCTGATTGTGGAG ATGGCTGAAGTAACACGCGTGGATGCAGTTTGGCCTGGTTGGGGTCATGCATCTGAAAACCCCGAATTACCTGATGCCCTAGATGCAAAAGGAATCATATTTCTTGGTCCTCCAGCATCTTCAATGGCAGCACTGGGAGATAAGATTGGTTCTTCGTTGATTGCACAAGCTGCTGATGTACCCACTCTGCCATGGAGTGGTTCCCAT GTTAAAATACCTCCTAATAGCAACTTGGTAACCATCCCAGAGGAGATCTACCGGCAAGCATGTGTCTACACAACTGAAGAAGCGATTGCTAGCTGTCAAGTTGTCGGTTACCCAGCAATGATCAAAGCATCGTGGGGTGGTGGTGGTAAAGGAATCAGGAAG GTTCATAATGATGATGAGGTTAGGGCTCTATTCAAGCAAGTTCAGGGTGAGGTCCCAGGCTCACCAATATTCATAATGAAGGTTGCGTCACAG agTCGGCATCTAGAGGTCCAGCTGCTCTGTGACAAGCATGGAAATGTTTCAGCTCTGCATAGCCGTGATTGTAGCGTCCAGAGAAGACATCAAAAG ATCATAGAGGAGGGTCCAATTACTGTGGCTCCGCCAGAAACTGTCAAGAAACTTGAACAAGCAGCTAGAAGGTTGGCTAAGAGTGTTAACTATGTTGGAGCTGCTACTGTTGAGTATCTCTACAGTATGGACACTGGGGAGTACTACTTCTTAGAGCTTAACCCTCGCTTACAG GTTGAGCATCCTGTCACTGAGTGGATTGCCGAGATAAATCTTCCTGCTGCCCAAGTTGCTGTGGGGATGGGAATTCCTCTCTGGCAAATCCCTG AGATAAGACGGTTCTATGGAATAGAACATGGTGGAGGTTATGATTCTTGGCGAAAAACATCTGTTGTAGCCTtcccttttgattttgataaagcTCAATCTATAAGGCCAAAAGGTCATTGTGTGGCTGTACGTGTGACAAGTGAGGATCCTGATGACGGGTTCAAACCAACCAGCGGTAGAGTTCAG GAGTTGAGTTTTAAGAGCAAGCCAAATGTGTGGGCGTACTTCTCTGTCAAG TCTGGTGGAGGCATCCACGAGTTCTCGGATTCCCAGTTTG GACATGTTTTTGCATTTGGGGAATCCAGAGCCCTGGCGATAGCGAATATGGTTCTTGGGCTAAAAGAAATTCAGATCCGTGGAGAAATTAGGACTAACGTTGACTACACGATCGACCTTTTACAT GCTTCTGATTACCGTGATAACAAAATTCACACTGGTTGGTTGGATAGTAGGATTGCTATGCGGGTCAGAGCTGAGAGGCCTCCATGGTATCTCTCTGTTGTCGGCGGAGCTCTCTAT AAAGCATCAGCGACCAGTGCTGCTGTGGTTTCAGATTACGTTGGTTATCTGGAGAAGGGGCAAATCCCTCCAAAG CATATATCTCTTGTACATTCTCAAGTGTCTCTGAATATTGAAGGAAGTAAATATACG ATTGATGTAGTCCGGGGTGGATCAGGAACCTACAGGCTAAGAATGAACAAGTCAGAAGTGGTAGCAGAAATACACACTCTACGTGATGGAGGTCTGTTGATGCAG TTGGATGGCAAAAGCCATGTGATATatgcagaggaagaagctgCAGGAACTCGTCTTCTCATTGATGGAAGAACTTGTTTGCTACAG AATGACCACGATCCATCAAAGTTAATGGCTGAGACACCGTGCAAGTTGATGAGGTATTTGATTTCCGACAACAGCAATATTGACGCTGATACGCCTTATGCCGAAGTTGAGGTCATGAAGATGTGCATGCCACTTCTTTCACCTGCTTCAGGAGTTATCCATTTTAAAATGTCTGAAGGACAAGCCATGCAG GCTGGTGAACTTATAGCCAATCTTGATCTTGATGATCCTTCTGCTGTAAGAAAGGCCGAACCCTTCCATGGAAGTTTCCCAAGATTAGGGCTTCCAACTGCAATATCCGGTAGAGTTCATCAGAGATGTGCCGCAACATTAAATGCTGCACGCATGATTCTTGCTGGCTATGAGCATAAAGTAGATGAG GTTGTTCAAGACTTACTTAATTGCCTTGATAGCCCTGAACTCCCATTTCTTCAGTGGCAAGAGTGCTTTGCAGTTCTGGCGACACGACTACCTAAAAATCTCAGGAACATG CTAGAATCAAAGTATAGGGAATTTGAGAGTATTTCCAGAAACTCTTTGACCACCGATTTCCCTGCCAAACTTTTAAAAGGCATTCTTGAG GCACATTTATCTTCTTgtgatgagaaagagagaggtgCCCTTGAAAGGCTCATTGAACCATTGATGAGCCTTGCAAAATCTTATGAAGGTGGTAGAGAAAGTCATGCCCGTGTTATTGTTCATTCTCTCTTTGAAGAATATCTATCAGTAGAAGAATTATTCAATGATAACATGCTG GCTGATGTTATAGAACGCATGCGTCAGCTATACAAGAAAGATCTGTTGAAAATTGTGGATATAGTGCTCTCACACCAG ggcataaaaaacaaaaacaaactcgTTCTCCGGCTCATGGAGCAGCTTGTTTACCCTAATCCTGCTGCTTACAGAGATAAACTTATTCGATTCTCAACACTTAACCATACTAACTACTCTGAG TTGGCGCTCAAGGCGAGTCAATTACTTGAACAGACCAAACTAAGTGAGCTTCGTTCAAACATTGCTAGAAGCCTTTCAGAGTTAGAAATGTTTACAGAGGACGGAGAAAATATGGATACTCCCAAGAGGAAAAGTGCCATTAATGAAAGAATAGAAGATCTTGTAAGCGCATCTTTAGCTGTTGAAGACGCTCTCGTGGGACTATTTGACCATAGCGATCACACACTTCAAAGACGGGTTGTTGAGACTTATATTCGCAGATTATACCAG CCCTACGTCGTTAAAGATAGCGTGAGGATGCAGTGGCACCGTTCTGGTCTTCTTGCTTCCTGGGAGTTCCTAGAGGAGcatatggaaagaaaaaacattggcTTAGACGATCCCGACACATCTGAAAAAGGATTGGTTGAGAAGCGTAGTAAGAGAAAATGGGGGGCTATGGTTATAATCAAATCTTTGCAGTTTCTTCCAAGTATAATAAGTGCAGCATTGAGAGAAACAAAGCACAACGACTATGAAACTGCCGGAGCTCCTTTATCTGGCAATATGATGCACATTGCTATTGTGGGCATCAACAACCAGATGAGTCTGCTTCAGGACAG TGGGGATGAAGACCAAGCTCAGGAAAGAGTAAACAAGTTGGCCAAAATTcttaaagaggaagaagtgaGTTCAAGCCTCTGTTCTGCCGGTGTTGGTGTAATCAGCTGTATAATTCAGCGAGATGAAGGACGAACACCCATGAGACATTCTTTCCATTGGTCGTTGGAGAAACAGTATTATGTAGAAGAGCCGTTGCTGCGTCATCTTGAACCTCCTCTGTCCATTTACCTTGAGTTG GATAAGCTGAAAGGATACTCAAATATACAATATACGCCTTCTCGAGATCGTCAATGGCATCTGTATACTGTTACAGACAAGCCAGTGCCAATCAAGAGGATGTTCCTGAGATCTCTTGTTCGACAGGCTACAATGAACGATGGATTTATATTGCAGCAAGGGCAGGATAAGCAGCTTAGCCAAACACTGATCTCCATGGCGTTTACGTCGAAATGTGTTCTGAGGTCTTTGATGGATGCCATGGAGGAACTGGAACTGAATGCCCATAATGCTGCAATGAAACCAGATCACGCACATATGTTTCTTTGCATATTGCGTGAGCAGCAGATAGATGATCTTGTGCCTTTCCCCAG GAGAGTTGAAGTGAATGCGGAGGATGAAGAAACTACAGTTGAAATGATCTTAGAAGAAGCAGCACGAGAGATACATAGATCTGTTGGAGTGAGAATGCATAGGTTGGGCGTGTGCGAGTGGGAAGTGCGGCTGTGGTTGGTGTCCTCTGGACTGGCATGTGGTGCTTGGAGGGTTGTGGTTGCAAACGTGACAGGCCGTACATGCACTGTCCAC ATATACCGAGAAGTTGAAACTCCTGGAAGAAACAGTTTAATCTACCACTCAATAACCAAGAAGGGACCTTTGCATGAAACACCAATCAGTGATCAATATAAGCCCCTGGGATATCTCGACAGGCAACGTTTAGCAGCAAGGAGGAGTAACACTACTTATTGCTATGACTTCCCGTTG GCATTTGGGACAGCCTTGGAACTGTTGTGGGCATCACAACACCCAGGAGTTAAGAAACCATATAAGGATACTCTGATCAATGTTAAAGAGCTTGTATTCTCAAAACCAGAAGGTTCTTCGGGTACATCTCTAGATCTGGTTGAAAGACCACCCGGTCTCAACGACTTTGGAATGGTTGCCTGGTGCCTAGATATGTCGACCCCAGAGTTTCCTATGGGGCGGAAACTTCTCGTGATTGCGAATGATGTCACCTTCAAAGCTGGTTCTTTTGGTCCTAGAGAGGACGCGTTTTTCCTTGCTGTTACTGAACTCGCTTGTGCCAAGAAGCTTCCCTTGATTTACTTGGCAGCAAATTCTGGTGCCCGACTTGGGGTTGCTGAAGAAGTCAAAGCCTGCTTCAAAGTTGGATGGTCGGATGAAATTTCCCCTGAGAATGGTTTTCAGTATATATACCTAAGCCCTGAAGACCACGAAAGGATTGGATCATCTGTCATTGCCCATGAAGTAAAGCTCTCTAGTGGGGAAACTAGGTGGGTGATTGATACGATCGTTGGCAAAGAAGATGGTATTGGTGTAGAGAACTTAACAGGAAGTGGGGCCATAGCGGGTGCTTACTCAAAGGCATACAATGAAACTTTTACTTTAACCTTTGTTAGTGGAAGAACGGTTGGAATTGGTGCTTATCTTGCCCGCCTAGGTATGCGGTGCATACAGAGACTTGATCAGCCGATCATCTTGACTGGCTTCTCTACACTCAACAAGTTACTTGGGCGTGAGGTCTATAGCTCTCACATGCAACTGGGTGGCCCGAAAATCATGGGCACAAATGGTGTTGTTCATCTTACAGTCTCAGATGATCTTGAAGGCGTATCAGCAATTCTCAACTGGCTCAGCTACATTCCTGCTTACGTGGGTGGTCCTCTTCCTGTTCTTGCCCCTTTAGATCCACCGGAGAGAATTGTGGAGTATGTCCCAGAGAACTCTTGCGACCCACGAGCGGCTATAGCTGGGGTCAAAGACAATACCGGTAAATGGCTTGGAGGTATCTTTGATAAAAATAGTTTCATTGAGACTCTTGAAGGCTGGGCAAGGACGGTAGTGACTGGTAGAGCCAAGCTCGGGGGAATACCCGTTGGAGTTGTTGCAGTTGAGACACAGACTGTCATGCAGATCATCCCAGCCGATCCTGGACAGCTTGACTCTCATGAAAGAGTGGTTCCGCAAGCAGGGCAAGTCTGGTTTCCTGATTCAGCGGCCAAGACTGCTCAAGCGCTTATGGATTTCAACCGGGAAGAGCTTCCATTGTTTATCCTAGCGAACTGGAGAGGGTTTTCAGGTGGGCAGAGAGATCTTTTCGAAGGAATACTTCAGGCAGGTTCAACTATAGTAGAAAATCTGAGAACCTATCGTCAGCCAGTGTTTGTGTACATCCCAATGATGGGAGAGCTGCGCGGTGGAGCGTGGGTTGTTGTTGACAGCCAGATAAATTCGGATTATGTTGAAATGTATGCTGATGAAACAGCTCGTGGAAATGTGCTTGAGCCAGAAGGGACAATAGAGATAAAATTTAGAACAAAAGAGCTATTAGAGTGCATGGGAAGGTTGGACCAGAAGCTAATCAGTCTGAAAGCAAAACTGCAAGATGCCAAGCAAAGCGAGGCCTATGCAAACATCGAGCTTCTCCAGCAACAGATTAAAGCCCGAGAGAAACAGCTTTTACCAGTTTATATCCAAATCGCCACCAAATTTGCAGAACTTCATGACACTTCCATGAGAATGGCTGCAAAGGGAGTGATCAAAAGTGTTGTGGAATGGAGCGGCTCGCGGTCCTTCTTCTACAAAAAGCTCAATAGGAGAATCGCTGAGAGCTCTCTTGTGAAAAACGTAAGAGAAGCATCTGGAGACAACTTAGCATATAAATCTTCAATGCGTCTGATTCAGGATTGGTTCTGCAACTCTGATATTGCAAAggggaaagaagaagcttggacAGACGACCAAGTGTTCTTTACATGGAAGGACAATGTTAGTAACTACGAGTTGAAGCTGAGCGAGTTGAGAGCGCAGAAACTACTGAACCAACTTGCAGAGATTGGGAATTCCTCAGATTTGCAAGCTCTGCCACAAGGACTTGCTAATCTTCTAAACAAG GTGGAGCCGTCGAAAAGAGAAGAGCTGGTGGCTGCTATTCGAAAGGTCTTGGGTTGA
- a CDS encoding Bifunctional inhibitor/lipid-transfer protein/seed storage 2S albumin superfamily protein (Bifunctional inhibitor/lipid-transfer protein/seed storage 2S albumin superfamily protein; FUNCTIONS IN: lipid binding; INVOLVED IN: lipid transport; LOCATED IN: anchored to membrane; EXPRESSED IN: leaf whorl, sepal, flower; EXPRESSED DURING: petal differentiation and expansion stage; CONTAINS InterPro DOMAIN/s: Bifunctional inhibitor/plant lipid transfer protein/seed storage (InterPro:IPR016140), Plant lipid transfer protein/seed storage/trypsin-alpha amylase inhibitor (InterPro:IPR003612), Plant lipid transfer protein/Par allergen (InterPro:IPR000528), Plant lipid transfer protein/hydrophobic protein, helical domain (InterPro:IPR013770); BEST Arabidopsis thaliana protein match is: Bifunctional inhibitor/lipid-transfer protein/seed storage 2S albumin superfamily protein (TAIR:AT4G08670.1); Has 30174 Blast hits to 14903 proteins in 1046 species: Archae - 44; Bacteria - 3578; Metazoa - 7910; Fungi - 5833; Plants - 5190; Viruses - 1246; Other Eukaryotes - 6373 (source: NCBI BLink).) yields MKPSFVLLSIVLLLSSSLSDAADFGSPSQPPSMAPTPQPSNSTDCSSVIYSMVDCLSFLTVGSTDPSPTKTCCVGVKTVLNYSPKCLCSALESSREMGFVLDDTKALAMPKICNVPIDPNCDVSTPAASTPVSPPVESPTTSPSSAKSPAITPSSPAVSHSPPPVRHSSPPVSHSSPPVSHSSPPTSRSSPAVSHSSPVVAASSPVKAVSSSTASSPRAASPSPSPSPSISSSGILLVSKLFIAVVMVSSFLYILA; encoded by the exons atgaagccATCCTTTGTTCTTCTATCTATTGTACTATTACTCTCATCATCACTATCGGATGCAGCCGACTTTGGATCACCGTCACAGCCACCGTCGATGGCTCCAACACCGCAACCATCAAACTCCACCGACTGTTCCAGCGTCATATACAGCATGGTTGATTGTCTCTCCTTCTTAACCGTCGGATCAACGGATCCAAGCCCGACCAAAACATGTTGTGTTGGGGTCAAAACCGTTCTTAACTATAGCCCTAAGTGTCTTTGCTCTGCGTTAGAGAGTAGTCGTGAAATGGGATTCGTACTTGATGATACAAAAGCTCTTGCCATGCCTAAAATTTGCAACGTCCCTATTGATCCTAATTGtg atGTATCTACTCCGGCTGCATCAACACCAG TTTCTCCACCGGTAGAGTCACCTACGACTTCACCATCTTCCGCAAAGTCACCGGCCATAACCCCTTCATCACCGGCGGTTAGCCACTCACCACCGCCCGTCAGGCACTCATCCCCGCCGGTTAGTCACTCATCACCGCCAGTTAGTCACTCATCACCACCAACTAGCCGCTCATCACCGGCTGTTAGCCACTCATCACCGGTGGTGGCTGCTTCATCACCGGTAAAGGCTGTCTCATCATCGACCGCTTCATCACCTAGGGCAGCTTCCCCGTCACCGTCACCGTCACCATCAATATCTAGTAGCGGGATTTTATTAGTATCCAAACTATTCATAGCTGTTGtgatggtttcttcttttctttacatcTTAGCTTAG